Part of the Balaenoptera acutorostrata chromosome 17, mBalAcu1.1, whole genome shotgun sequence genome, TTTGTTAATGTTCAGATAAAAGAAATTCAGAGGGAACAACTAACAGTTCTGCTGTGTAATGAAACTGGCCTGCTTTTGAACAGCCCTACCCAGAGAGGGATCTGCCAGTCCTCCCGTTTCTCCAGATTCCCTCCCAGATCATCCTCTGCTCTAGCTGACAAATGTCTACTTATCTCTGTAAACCAGTTTgctgtcacctcctctgtgaagccgtCCCAGATGCCCCATGCCAAATTAATCACCTCCTTACCTATGCTCCTGCACAACTGGGAACACACTTCTCTTTCAACACTTAACTCAGCGTACCGtgaccttcctgcctcccccATCAGACTCTGGACGACTTCAGGACAGATGGTGTCTCATTCATCTCGGTTTCCCAGTATTTAGCACTGGTCCTTTTAGataattacattttcaaatcAATGACAAAGTGAGCCAGAGagcagggaaaggggaagaagtTGGGCTCAATCATGGAATGGCTGAGACAGGAAAAGTCATGTAGCGTACCAGGACTGTGTGCCCTTTGAATGAATTCGAAAGATACACAGATGACTGAGGACAAGCCTCCCCCAGAGCAAGTGGACAGTCATGGACAAGCTGTGAAGGCAAAAACACAAGGGGCGCCATCTTACTCTGGCTACTGCCTGCAAGTGCTGAACGCAGTATGACCCGAAGACGCCAGCAGGGCCGAGAGGAGGTATTTCTGACAGACCAGCAGATTAgacaaaacagcaacaacaaaaagagcatccaaaaacatattttaaacagcAGTATAGAGAGGACAAACCAAGTACTCAAGGACTGGGGTGTGCTTTTTACCGCCTTGCTCTAGACGCCAGGGACACATAAATCAGTCAGATACGCTCACTGTGCTCTAGGAATTAACACTGTaacaaggaaagagagaggatcTGAAACACGATTTTGCCATATCAGAGTAAGCGCAGTAACAGAGGTGAAGGACCACGGAGGAACGGAAGCAGAGGGGTAACGGGCTGAGCCGAGAGTCAGCCGGGTGAGGAGAGGGGGCATTCCAACCAGGACAGAGgcaaggaggcaggagaggcctGGGTAAGTGGAGACGTCCAGCAGTTAGTGCTGCCGCAGTGCCAACGGTGCGGCAGGGAGTTAAGCGGTGGGAGAAGAGGCCCCAGGGAGCAAAAGGCCTTCGGATGCAGGATGGGGAGATTGGAACTTATCCTAAGGACGACAGGGAACCAATTTGTGGTTTTAGATAAGAAAGGATGTTTCTCCAACTTGCCTTTCTGATAGATCAAAATATGCTAAGGAATACTCTTTTAAAGTGATACGATTAGATACATAATTCTACTTTAGAAGGGATTTAACTCTGGGGTGAATTGTAATTGTGCAATGAAACAGAAGAACCTTCTCCCGAGGCCGAGCTCCTCCCCCCAAGCTGGTCCAGCTCCAAGTCAGCTGTCCAGTCACGTGGCTCTCCCGCGGGCACGTGTTCCCAGTGGAGGAGGAAGACGGCTGGCCGGCTGGGCAGCCAAGTGGGAGGTGGCAGCCCACTCCAGAGGCAGCCCTGCCGGTGACTCTGGGAAATGCTGACACGTCCAAAGCCGCATGACTTCGGGCTCACACCAGTCGCTTCGAGTATCACTCAGTGAGTTGGAGAATAGTTACAAGTCTGTGTGTTCCCCCTGACCTACATACTTCTCACCCAAATGTATGGGGGTCTGACtcaagggaagtccctcttggtGAACCTCTTGACTACCTTTAAAGTTCGGAGTTGAGGTGAACTCTGTCCCATACTGACTACATTCATAGAGTTTGTCTTCAGCATGAATTTTCTGGTGCTGAAGGAAGTTTGACCTCTGAATAAAGCCTTTCCCACAGTAACTACATAcatagggcttctctccagtgtgaataACCTGGTGTAGGAGGAGCTTGGAGCTCTGaatgaaggctttcccacagtcCTTACACGCAAAGGGCCTGTCCCCAGTGTGGATCTTCTGATGCTCAGTGAGATGGGCTTTCTGGAGaaaagctttcccacattccttacactcATACACCCTCTCTCCAGTGTGGATCTTCTGGTGTCGAATAAGGTATGAACTCAGAAAGAACGCTTTCCCGCACTCGTTACATTCATAGagcttctctccagtgtggatcCTCTGATGCTGAGTGAAGTTCGACGTCTGGCTGAAACGCTTCCCGCACTCGTTGCACACGTAAGGCCTCTCTCCAGTGTGGATCCTCTGGTGCTGGATGAGCTTCGAGCTCCGGATGAAGGCCTTCCCGCACTCGTTGCACTCGTAGGGCCTCTCCCCAGTGTGGATCCTCTGGTGCTCGATGAGGTCCGAGCGGTGGCGGAAGGCCTTCCTGCACTCCTCACACTCGTACTGCCTCACCTCCGTGTGGACCTGGTAATGTCGGATGAGGCTGGAGCTCCGGATGAAGGCCTTGCCGCACTCGTTACACTCGTAGGGCCTCTCCCCTGTGTGGATCCTCTGGTGCCGGATGAGCAGCGAGCTCTGACTGAAGCCTTTCCCGCATTCCTTGCACTCGAAAGGTCGCTCCCGGGTGTGGACGCGCTGGTGGCGGATGAGGTCTGAGCTGTGACAGAACGCCTTCCCACACTGAGCGCACTTGAAGGGCCTTTCTCCCGCGTGCGCTTTCTGATGCGCCACAAGGTCCGCGTAGAGAACGAAGTCTTTCCCACACGCGTTACATACGTAGAGTCGGTCTCCGCCGTGAGCGCGCGGATGCTCCCCGAGGCGGGAGCTCTGGCCGAAGCCCTTCCCACACTCGTCACGTCTGTGAGATTTCTCTCCAGCCTGAGAAACCTGATGTCTGACCAGGTCCGAATTAAACGGGAAGCTTCCGCAAGCCTCGCGCTGGTGGGCCTCCCCTTCGATCAGCTCTCTCTGAAGCAGGAGGTTTGAGCTCAGGACGGGGCTTCCTCCTGACCTCCTGCCCACCTGCGCTGCCTCTCCTGTTTGGATCTTCCAGTGGGTAACTGTCACCTGCTTGAAACCTCCCTCCTGGGAGGGGCAGCTCCGCACGCTCTGCCCGTCCAGGTTTCCCAACAGCCCCCCTAATCTGGGTTCAGGGCCCCCGCCAGGCGCAGGGGCGGCGAGCTCCATCACTGTGAGGGCCTCGGACACTGTCTTCTGCAGATTTCCATGCTCAGAAATTCAGGCTCCGGAGTCACCTTCTAGTCACCAGTCTGCAATCAAAGAGAGTACGGTTATCTTTCCCCTTCCTTAACAGACGGGAATCTGCTGGAGCGGGCGGGCGGGTGGGCAGCAAAACGCATATCCAAGGAGTGGGAGAGAGGAAAAcgttccctctgccctccctcccggCCCAGCACCGTGCTCGGCTCACCCCGCCGGCCTCTCCGCTGGCGAAGGCCCCTTTGGGCTCCACCGCTAACAGCAACTCCAGGGGACAGACTGGCCGATGGCAGATGGGCGGGATGTGGCTTGGACTCCATTCAAAAATCAAGACATATTCCAAAGAAACACAGATGGATCGCTCTTACCACCTCTGCgctgcccctccttccccagcttaGATGGTCGATGGGATTATACCCATTTGGGGTACGTATCACACTCATTCTCTTGCATATTAACCCTAactcccctgcccttcccctcctctgccaTACTTGTGTGGGAAAACCCCAACTCGAGTAAAATTCAGCTTGCTTCCTGATCGGTGTCTGCACCGCTGCCGACTCAGTTCTCTCTACATTTATAACCACTTGCGTAACGGACCCTGAGAGCTGCCGGCAATTTCTACACTTGGCTAACTCCCCTGTAAGATCACCTCCCggtttctcctctcctctcaaaTGTCCAACACCCCGTCCTTCCTCTCAGGGACGAGGACCTTGCGTCTTCCTTCagtgagaaaatagaagcaatgaGACGAGAATGCCCACTTTCTCCCACATTTACCAACCTACCTGTGTTTGCGCCCACACCACACCCTCCCTCTTTATGGGGTTAAATGTCCTTGATCGAATCCAAGGTAAAGACGTCCTCCTGTGcacccccggccccgccctgcAGAAGTCTGGGGTCGGAATGTTCACCACAGCCCTGttcataatcaccaaaatatccatcaacagaagaaaggGTAAACTGAGGAGTCCTCCAACAAGGGAGGAATGCATAGCAGTGAAAAGACCTGCCCCACACAAAAGCACAGGTGAACCTCACAGATGTAACGCTGAGCCAGAGTTCATATCGTATGATCCTACTTATACAAAGTTCAGAAACAGACAAAACCAACCATGGCGGGAGACTCGAGTTGATGATGGTCTCTAGGGAGATCATGGTTGGCAGGGGGTGCAGGGAGCCCTCGGGGTTCTGGTGACCTGCACGTGGGCCTCGCTCCACAGGTGTGTTTGCTTTGGAAAAGCCTGTGCTTATTTAACCTCCCACGGTCTCTGGGACGCTGTGCCCAGCTCCCTTCTCCAGCTCTGGAATTCTCGCACCCGGAGCTCCGTTGCAGTCACGCCCTCTCCGTTGCGAGCCATCCACCGCTATGTAACAGTTCACCTCAGACTTCCAGCAGAAAAGGGACCCAGCTCCCATCTCACAGGGCCGTAGGTCGGAAGCCCAGCCTGGTACGACTGGGGCCCCTGAGAAGGGTCGCacaaggtgtcagccaggctgAGGTCTCCTCTGGAAGCTCTGGGAAAACGTATTTCCACACgctcaggttgttggcagaatgtGGTCCCCTGCGCTTGTGGAACTGTCCCGATCACCGGCTGGTGGCCCCTCGGGAGCACCCGCACCTTCCAGGCAGGAGCAGCTCAGACGCCCTCTCTGATTCTCTTCCGTGACCAGCTGCAGAAACCCTGCTTTCCGTGGGCTCCCTGACTAGCCCTACCTTATGTCAACTTACCGCCAGAGCCCTCCCTGGCAGCCGGGAGGGGTGCACAGTCGGGGCCATCTCAGGACCCTGCCTGCCACACCCCAGCTGGGGCCCAGCCCACGACGGAGCCCAGAGCACCCCCGTCTCCACCTGGGGCAACTCCGAAGGGCCACCCAGCCCCAAAGCTCCACTGGGATGTGTCTGGGCCCGTTTCAGAGCCACTGCCCAATCCCTCCTTCCTCACAGGTGCATCCGCGAGCGCGCCCCCCAGCTGCGCCCACTTCCCAGGAGCTCCGTCCAAGACGACCCCGCATGATTGCCTCTCACCCCAAATCTGCACCAGTGGGAAGCAGACCAGTTGCTATGCAGCCCCACAAAGCGATGCCCTCCAAAACCCCCTTCCAACGTGGCTGCCAAGGACAAGGATGTGTGCCCCCAGGACGGAGCCAGGCGGAGGGGAGCAGCCGGGGCAGGAAAGCCGCGTAGGCAGGTAACACGAGCTCTACGGCCGCAGGGCTTCCTCCCAACAGGCTGCTCTTTCTTCTTGGCGAGGGACGTGCACACATCTCGATGAACTCCTGGCGAACACCGGCCTAACCACCGCCACTTCCATAGCCCAGAGGCTCCCCCTCCAAGGGGAACCATCTCTATTATTACAGGTGAATTCTGCAGGTTTTCAATTTCAatcaaatggaatcatacaggtaTGGTTTGTGTCTGCTTTTTATTCAACACGTACCCACTTTTTATGGAGATAgaattcacacaccataaaattcaccattttaaagtgcacaattcagtgctTTTTAGAACACCCCTGAGGTTGTAGAACGTTCCACACTATCTAATTAACTCCCGAGCAGGGTCATGACCCCACCACGTGTCTGCTGACGCTGAGCGCCGCGCCGGGGAGGCTGCCTGTGTGGCACAGACCTCACGGTGGGCGGCCTCCACCGCGTGAACACACCGCCGCGCGCCCTCCTCTCTCCTACCCACCAACACCGAGGGGCTGGCAGCTCGGGCTTGGGGACAGAGCTGCCACAACCGGTCCTCTGCTTGTCTTCTGGTCGACAGAGGTCCTCATTTCCGCTGGGTCCTGGGCCTCCTTCGCTTCAGTGGCCACCAGTTCAGGCCGCGCTCGCAGACTCCACTGGGAACTGCGGCCGCTGTGGACCAGCGACTGCTGTGGTTTTGGGGTTCTTCCCCTTCCTGAGTGGGGGCATCTATGTGGTGGGTGAGGAGACAGCATGTGGGGAGGCCGGGACTTGTCTGAGTTTAGACTGTGACCACGTGAAGAGGCCCTGGTGCCGGGAGAAGGCCCCCCACAGGTCCGGGCTCTGGGCGGAAGCAGTAACTGAGCATGACCTGGTGTGGGACCCAGGGTGGCCCACGGGGTAAACTGTGGCAGAGACACACTGCTCGGCGCCCCTGCTTCCTCTGAGGGATAGAAACCCCGCCAGAAACTTTAGTGGACACACAGCAGCGAATGACTTCATTTCCTGAAGTCCCCTGAAGTGAGGTGTGACCCTGTGACTGATTCCAGCTGTGAGACAGGAACGGAAGGGATGTGCGTGTGCCACCCGCCTCCCACCCTCTCGCCCACCTGCGGTGACATGCACGAGACAGCACGGCAGGCTCCAGGGCGCTGGAGGGGCAGAGCCGCCCACCTGCCTGTGAGATGGAACACGAGAAACCAAGTTTCCTGTTGGAAACACTATTTTTGAATCTCTGTTACagcaaaatgaacccatgctTAAATACTGCTATTAGACAACCTGAATATTCAGATGCAACGCTCCCTGTGATGATGAAGAAGCTGAACCCGCACACCGAGAGCTGACAAGGGGGGTGAGAAGCTGGGCACCAGACTACGCGAGGCATTCCTCTCCGTGTGAGACGTGCAACACAGCTTCCTGCAGCAGCAGCCctcttggggtgcctgtgacacAGCATTTGCGACCACTGCCTGGTGACGTCCGCTGAGAATGTTCTTCTGAGTTAAAGGCCCACTAACTTGgtttaaaatcttttctgcttataaaaattacttttaactaGTTATTTTTTCAAGGTATAAAGGTAGATTATGCTatttaagaaaaactttaaaaataacgaTAAAATTACCTTTAACCCCACCACTCAGATTACACATGGACATTTTTCCTCTAGTGCTTTTCTGCACCGATGTATTATGAAATCAGGACCACACTCCTCAGTCTCATATCCtgttttactttacttttataTCTTGTTAATTCTTAGCGATTAAAAACATAAGATACaccttataaaaatatttcaagtggTAAACATAAAATATAGACTATGATAACCCCCAGCAATCCAACAGAGAACCAGTTAGCTGTTCAGTTTATACACATTCATCCAGACCTCTgattaaacaaaaacaatgatACATTTACTTAGGTACACACGATTTTCAGATATAAACAAGGGCTCACACTATACCCATCTGTCTGCAACACTTTCTGGCGTTCTTCAAGCTCATTCGCACAGAGGCACCCGGTGTTCTGAGCACCAACACCCTCGCAGGCGCCCAGAGGCCCCCCGACACATCAGGCGCTGGGGGGAGCAGCCAGCCCTGTGCCTCCGGCGCCAAGAGGAACGATGCTCCCTGACGCACTCCGCCCACTTCTCTTCCCCAGACAGGTGGAAGGAGTTCGCCAAGTGAAAGGTTTGAGAGAACAAGTGGCATGCAGCACCCAACCTCTTCGACAGGGTGTCCAGCAGGCAGGACAGTGTCTAACCAGCACTCGCCTGAGGAGTCCAATGTCACTCCAACCTAGGCTTTGACCAGTAGTGAGGTGACCTTTCGCTCATGGGCCTCACTGGTGCAGacctgggagggcaggaggggtgtTACTGATCAGGGCCCCTCAAACCCCAACCAGGCGGTGCTGAACCGGCCTGCATGGTCTCAGGGACACCGCCAAACCCTGTGAGACAGCTATGGCCTCTATTATTTACTCTATTTCACGGAGGCTGAGAAAGTCAATCACCCAGGgctgctaagtggcagagctcAGGTTCAGAGGCAGGCCTGTCTACCTCCACTGCCCATTTCCTGCTGTCGAAGATTTTTTCCCTTCCCAACTATGATGTCACTTTTACAGGATATTTTGCTTAGATCAGCTGGGATTAGTATTACAAAAGTaagcttatattttaaatcttgttATTTATCTTAAttcaaaaaaagggggggaagacttggttttttgttttggaggtgatattttctgatttttttgtttaaaatgactGTTCTACCACCTGAAAACAGGCTTGCATATATTTACAAGAATATAGCTTTAAAAATGTATGCCTTTTCATgattttcataacttttttttaactttagaggaagttttaaaaattaaatataccttgctttgaataaacatttatctTAAATTCAGCAATCTTTCAGTTTCTGCttagttcctttttcttctgtgaattcaAGCAAAATTAAATTGATACTCTTTCATTTAAAGAAACCTGAATGGAGCGaacaaaggaagtaaaaataCGCCAGACTTCTGGTTCCATAACATCCGAGGCTAACGTGGCCCACTCTTCTGTTATAACATATAGAATTTGCTGGACAAAATATAACATGAAACTGTCTAAATACACAGTTGATGCTGAGAGATGGGGCAAGCCTCAGTGCTGGGAATGAAGTGGAAGCTCAGCCTGGCAGTGCAGCCTGCGAGCAGCCCAGAGGGGCTCAGAGATGGTGAGGTGGCAGTGCCCGCTGCAGGCACTAGAAGCTGTCTGCACTGGTGAAAGGGTGTTACAGCCTTGGGCTCACAAGTTAGCCAAGGTCGCTGTCTGCTGCTTACAGCCTAAAGGAAGCAGGAAGGTTTGCAAAGCTTCACCCTTGGGAATAATGGGAAAAGGAGAGTAAAAAGACACACGAGATAGACACGGACTAGAGCTCCAGGAGAAGCTGCACCTCTGCGCTGCCTCGCGGCCGCCACTGTCACCAACCTAAGCTTCTGCCACTGCAGCCGTGTTGGGGGCGGAGTGCCTGGCGggtgcttttcttctttcctcacaACCATCCATGAGGCTCGGGGAGGTGACTCGCTTAAGGCTGAGCCAGATGCTAGCTGCtatctccccctcccaccccaccgcaCGGCCATTTGGTTTTTGCTCCCAGGACTCTGCCCGACGATGCCAACGGTCTTCTCCTTTCCTGACAAGTTCAGTGTCCTTTCAACAATCATGTCCCACAACCCGAGGCAGCACTGGACACGCCTGACAGCTCCCTGAACTGGTTCAAGGCCTCGCCCTGTTCTGGGTCGGCTGCTTCCCTGAGCACCCCTTCCATCACCGGCTTGTGAATGCGGTCTGGGCCTTCTCAGCTCAGCCTTGCAAGCCCCATCGTCCCCAGGACCTTTCCGGGAGAGTCAGGAATCCATCACTATCACTCCAGGAAGGGCTGGCGCCACCAAGTTAGGCTTGTGAAAATATAGAGTCCGCCCCCCTCATTTCTCTCTGTATTCTCCGTAAGAGGGATGCTGCAGTTACCACCATTATTAAGATACCGTTACAATGTTACATCTACAGAAAGTCCCACCTCTGTGGACAGGAGCAAGGTATCGCCTGAAGACTCGGTTAGATTGGCATCTCTCAGACCCTAGGTGGGCAAAAGACATTTCTGTCATTCATTGGGGCTGGAGCTCGGGGAAAGGACGCGCTGCAGAAGGCTGCAGCATGATGAGCTCTACAGACAAACTGCCTGAGTTCAAACTGGCCTCCAGCTAACACTCCTGGGAACCCACAGACATGCTACTCAGGCCCTGAAGATCCCATGACCACCATGCAGCCACTGCATGAGGGGGTAAGACGTCCAGGACATCAGCAGAGACGGCCACCGGGTTCGGATACGACTCTAGAATGGAGCCTTCAGGGAAGAGCTGGGACAGCGCAGCCCATCACCTCTCCCCACCTGGGAGTTCTCCTTCGGGACCAGGGCTGGAGGGGATCCTGTTCATCACCTCTACCCCCGCCAGGGCAGCGGTGCCGGCTCTGCATCTCCTCCAGCACAAAGAGGCTCGAGGCCCCGGCcactttcccagcatcatttggaGAGCTCCCTTGGGCTCCTGGGAGAGGAGGCAGGCTTAGAGCAAAACAGTAGTACTAGCCGCAcctgtgcccccccaccccccgccaggcCACCTCGGAAGGGTTGGTGG contains:
- the ZNF623 gene encoding zinc finger protein 623, which gives rise to MELAAPAPGGGPEPRLGGLLGNLDGQSVRSCPSQEGGFKQVTVTHWKIQTGEAAQVGRRSGGSPVLSSNLLLQRELIEGEAHQREACGSFPFNSDLVRHQVSQAGEKSHRRDECGKGFGQSSRLGEHPRAHGGDRLYVCNACGKDFVLYADLVAHQKAHAGERPFKCAQCGKAFCHSSDLIRHQRVHTRERPFECKECGKGFSQSSLLIRHQRIHTGERPYECNECGKAFIRSSSLIRHYQVHTEVRQYECEECRKAFRHRSDLIEHQRIHTGERPYECNECGKAFIRSSKLIQHQRIHTGERPYVCNECGKRFSQTSNFTQHQRIHTGEKLYECNECGKAFFLSSYLIRHQKIHTGERVYECKECGKAFLQKAHLTEHQKIHTGDRPFACKDCGKAFIQSSKLLLHQVIHTGEKPYVCSYCGKGFIQRSNFLQHQKIHAEDKLYECSQYGTEFTSTPNFKGSQEVHQEGLPLSQTPIHLGEKYVGQGEHTDL